The window AAATCCCTattgcagctgcagcaggcactTAGTCTGGAAAAAAACCTCCAGTTACACCTGCTTAAACCTGTGCTGCATCTCTGCCGCTGTGTAGTGACCTAGCAGGGTAAAGTACAAATCACTGACACTGAGACACGTGCTGTAAGCCATGAAATGAAGGGTGAGTACGAATTGAGGCACTATTCGAACAAGATGCACTAATCCCTGGCTCATACCACTCTATGGAGCTGTGCAAACAGTAGTGACGTGCCCTTGAGTTGGCCATATATAAAGTTGCAAAAGAAACCAGATGATGTGCAGGATAGTGAGAGGCTGGAAAGAATTAggccttcaaaagtttgttcATTGGCACTCCCTCTGATGTGCTCGTAAGCCTAGAACCAGAAATCAGACACAGAGCTGGGCCAGTGGTGGAACTAATAAGGAAAGGGTGCTTCCAAAAGGGCCAGATTAAAGACTGGTGTGGTGATGTGAAGTGAAAGCATGTaaggccaaataacactgaccCTCAGACGctatgtgtatatacatgtgcTTTACTCGCAACTCTTGAATGCTTCTCACAGTTACATTCTGACGGGTGGTCGCTACAAATTCAACCATTGAAAAATGCTAAACAAAGGCCTCCTCTGAGAGAAGAGCTCTCATTAATTGTGGGCTTGGCCTCTCAGCATGCACCCACTAATGGAGTTTTCTTACTTTTCAGCTGTACAGACTGAACCAATAAGTGATCCAGCCTTGGCTGTAGGTTGACTGTTTATATTACCAGCATGACTAATATACTATAATTTGTCTGCTGGCTCTCAAAAGGAGCATTTTTTGATATAGTTAGGGAACAGTAAATACTTTTTTCAAAGGATGACAAATGATGTCAGTTGTCTCCTTCAGCTCATCAATTCTGGGAAAGAATATAAAGGGGATTAGAGGTTCCTGTTGTAGCATGCCTGTGGCTGACAGAATGGCTCCTGGGGAGCACTGTGCCAGTACAAGATATTTCTACAGCACAGTGAGAGCACTGTAATGGGCAAGTACAGAGGCTTGAAAAATCCCAGTGCTTCACACAAACTAGGTAAATATTTGATGCACCCTAATAAGGCAGTTAAGTACAAaccacatacaaaacacataGTCCGACAACAGTTTACATAAATTACAGTGTATTTATCAAAAAGGACAAGAGATCTTGGAATGTTACAATGCACATTAAATTAGTGGAGCATCAAATTTCCCAAAACAGGTTGGCAGACAATATTTACAACATACTTACAACATGTACAGTGGATATGTTACACCTGTGACTTTAAGGCTGAATATATAATCCAATCACAATTACAGGAGTGCAGGTGCTGGCTATGACAATTGACTGTGCAAACGATTTTCTATAAAAAGCGAGCCAGATGTCAACAGAAATATAGTATTCGAGAGACTTATATTAAGGCTTAGGAGTTTATCTTTAAGATTATTGAACACAAGGCAAGaatccaaacacacatatgaaggGCTGCATTATGATACCCTAGTCACAAGTATAGCCTACTCTTAACATTTATTCCTATTCAGGTGGAGTGAAGTAAGACAGGATAAACTGTCCTTAACCATTCCTCTCTGTGAGATATACAGTGAAAATCTCAGCAGGAAGCTTAGAAACATGTGTCAAATTTTCTTATTTATAAAGTAGGCATCACATTTTGTCCACAAGAGGTAGTTCAGCTTGATATTCAAGACAGTTTTGTGTAATGCGCATCAGTTTAGCACAGGTGCGTTTGCATTACTCATTATACTGTGCAGACAACAAATCCATCACCTGTGCGTGCTGGATGTTCACAGTTGGCTGTACTTCCCTTTGCAatgcaaaatgtgtttatataatCTGTCTATCCTGTCCTGGAGAACACCGGCGTGCTCGTCTGAGAGAAATCCTAATTCCAGGGACAAAGGCTCGCTGTCTCTGTAGAGCTCCAGCAGTCTTTTCCTGGAGTCTCTGCGCCTGTGCAGCTCCGCCACGCGCTGCGTGGTCCTttttctgaacacacacacggaaCTCAATACTGTATTGTGATATTTCTCCCACATGTTTAACACCCGAAACCCGTGCACGAGTCCGGCCTCGTTGTCAATGAATACGAGGTCACCACTGGGTGTTTTGAGGAGGTTGTTGGTGTCTCTCTCCATTACGCGCGAATCCCACTGCAGGCTGAACAGATTGCTGACGAGTCTGTCGAAGTTTGCAGTCAGGTAGTCGAATATGATCAGGTCGGTCCACTGCATAAGCTCCAGCAGCTCCACCGTCGTCTTGTCCCGGAGCTCCTCCAGCGCAGGATGCAGCCCGCTGCTCTCCTGTCTAAGCGGCGCAGGTGTGACCACCCCGGTCAGGTTGGAGACCCACTCGGTGAGAGAAACCACGGCTCGGTCACTCCACTGTAAACCATCTATCCGTGTCCTCACCGCCGCCCATTGTTCACTGTAAGTGTTCAGTTGAGACAGTATTAAAGGAGGCAGGTTCGTGATGCCTAGTAAGCTGGCAAGGTAATATGTCAAAGTTTCGCCTTGCACCTGATCTGCATTTATCCCGTAACGCACACACGCTTTGGTCCCATCTGCAAAAGTAGCGAGCTGATTGGATATCCTGCCGCATCCAGACTCTAGCTTCACTATCCGGTGTGTCCTCGCTCTTTCTCGCCAAGCCTGAGCATATTCCTCTGTGAAGCCCACAGGGAGGAGTTCTTCCAGCCATTCACTCCAAAATATCCCATCCTCCACGGGGGAGCCTAACTTGACCGGGCCCTCCTGCTGCGTTGACCTCTTGTTATCCCCATTCACATGGTAATTTCGATTTCCTACTGAGATATCAGTGAGGTTCAGAGCCTCTAGTCTGCCCCCCAAGTGCGGTCTTTGTGCCGCTGTGACAGCGAGCAATGCCCGGAAAGTTTTGGCGGAGAGGTCCACAGGGAGGCTTGGATAGAAAGACCCTCCACCCGGTACCGAGAACCTCCGTTTGTGTCGCTGTAATCGGTTCTCCAGTGCGCTCCAGACGTAGAAAACACTTGCAAAGGCGCACAGGAAAAGCAGAGCGAAGAAGTTTGCTGAAACAGCCCTCATGGTGAAGACCACCCGTCCCCACAGAGAGCTCCAACAGATTGAAATAAAATAGTACAGAAAGAACCAATTTTCTTCAGTCCACAGTTGAGCTGGAGAGGCTGCGATCTGTGCGCTCCGTGTCCCGTACAACCCCCAAGCCCGGCGGCTCACAGGCGGACTGTTTGAGATCACAGGAAGAGGGTCGCCGAAACAGTGTGAATCTCATCTCCCGTCCTGTTCAGAAGCCTTGTCATATCCCTCCTCTGCGGGAAACATAACGAGCATTTCGGGTCACTGCAGCGGATATCCTCTATTGAAAGCTCTCTGTTGTAGCCCACTGGCGTCGTGTGGGCTCTCTGTCCGCGGACACCTCTCCGTTTCTcatcttcctttctctctccaccgGGCGCTGGGTGAGTTTGAGTCGTGGTGGTGtcggctcacagagagacactagGCGATGAGACACGTGACTCCAGTCCCGAGATGGTGGGCGGATCGTGGGAAGGAGGGTtcagagaggagaagaacaaGTGCACCGCGCCGTGTTCTGCCCGTGtgcttgtgcttgtgtgtgtgtgtgtgtgtgtgtgtgtgtgtgtgtgtgtgtgtgtgtgtggattgtATGGTATTGGCAAAGACAGTCATTATGATAATTGATAAATAGGGCAGAAATACTTTAGAAATAATGTCACAATTTTTAACAAATTATATTCGTACTTGTGCTACTAAGCGGAACATCTGTGTCAGTGAGGCAAATGTATGTGGGGATGGAGTGGAGGGTGAGTCTGTCTGAAGTCAAAATTTGTGCGAAACATTCGcccatctttatttttttttctttctatcagTTTCTAATTTATGGTGACCATGAGGTCATTATGGATCACAAAAATGTATCCTACTAAGTAGTATCAGCACTTTTTCTTTATTGCTTGGCTCTGTACTTTAGCACATTCGATTTGAAAAGAAAGTATCACTGTGGGGTTAAAATGCTGACTTCCAGCTTTAAAGCTTGTCTTAGGGTGTTCACATTCAGTGTAAGACTCATTGCTCCTTTTACGCCTCCAATTTTAAGACAACATAGCAGGGCTGTGATCCTGAACATGCAGACAAGCAACCATTTATGCTCAAATAGTGGAATGTTCCTGACTGCCCAAATCAGTCACCTGACTTTCATTCAGCTGATCATGTGTTTCACTGCTGAAGACCAGACTGAAGGCAAAAAGTCAGGAAGAAATAAGCAAGAAGTGAAGATAAGAGCAACAGAGGGCTGTTTGTGAGTCATTGATTTCAATCACtcactgaatgaaaatgatttcAACTAAATACTACTATACTTTATTTAGGTTTAGCTACTTTAATCAGACAAATACCTTTTGGCCCTGTGTATTAAAAGGTCAGTTATTTCCTACACTGCTCCTCTGATATGGGTGGAAAGACCCTCAGATGATAgattcaccttttttttaagccagtcttaaaacaatagcAGGGTGTCCATATAAACATTGTAACAGGTTTTGCTAACTGTAATTTCCTCCTGTCCTAATCATACTGACAATCCCATgacgggggacaaaatccacagtcattgttttaagaaaaaaatgtatttaaatgtttatttgaagttaatctgaggcttcagcagtctgacttAGTTGAATAAAGtcgatatcttccacagttacagtcttttaagtcttttttcttcttctttgtgtctcaatggacagtgttttcctgttcagttgCAGTGGAAGGATAATAACAACAAGAGAGTATTTGGTGCTAAAAAGATAGTAACTCttaaagatattgacttgatgtgactaatttggacagctggagcttcacattagcttcaaataaacttttaaatacatttttgcacagaaggaggactgtggatttggtcccccatcactcacattgaacgtgcattatgaagggatctcttaatggccagtatgaacaggagtaaTTACAGCAacatctgactattgttttaggacagactgtgaactgtgaacctatcctttaaataataaaacagctaTCTTAAATgccttgacaaaaaaaaagaacaatctcaACACAAGGCCCACTCattagctttttccagagctttcaacttTTCTCTGTCATGAAATAGTCCTAAGTAACACATTTGCTCCAGTATTTAATAGTTCACACCCCTGTTTTGTATTCATAAAGAtctattatttcattttctacTGCTTAGTATTTGATCATTTTCCTACTAACACCCGGGGCACAATAAAGTCAGCTCCTGCTCGTTTCATCCTTGTCCAAGGCTTTTGTTAAACCAAATgtaacatgcatgcacacaaactccTTTATACACCTGCCTCATTAAATGATTCCTCATTAGCATCCACCCACACTCTTTACCATTCGTCTCATGTTTTCGCACTCTGTATCTTGAACCTTATAGTTTCCTAATCAAATTAATTGGGTCATTTTTATAGCAACATGCTGGCATGCTAAATTGCCTGAGACAGCTGCAGACAAGAATACTCAATTGCACCCAGTAAACTAGAGGTCCACTAATGCATGCTTTAAATGCCCGAAGCCCTGAAACTGTCATCTTCTTGCTGatattcatgttattttatagCTCGAAGAGAGCAACCTATCCACACTAGTATAGCCTTTATCATCTGATAATATGCAGGAGTAGATAGGAATCGACTTCTTGTAGGCAGACAGGTGAAATGATTCTGATGTGGTCTTATTGCTCACGTAACTGTCACTTCTGCTCTGcaagtttgatgttttttttgccatCAGCAGAATCATTTTTTCAATTCCCAGCCAGGGTTTGACTCTGCAAAGCAGATTGGCAGCAGTGGAAGTGCAGAGGGAACAAAAAAATCCCTGGGTTGGTTGTGCATGAGTGGAGTGGCATTTATAAGTCCTAGAATCTTGAGAAGTGGCTTGTGTAGTGGTGCAGAGGTGAGCATGTTTTTCTAACATGGTAGACAAAAGAgtgggtccttgagggggtgtGGTTTTTCCATCTAGTGTTAAAAGctgcaaaaaacaaattagCCATTGCCAGTTGCATGCTGTGCCTGTGTCCCAGAAATACAGATAGTTAGGGCACTAAATAGCCATAATAAATATGTACAAATAGAAGGATATTTAAAGAACATTTGCAAGTTTGAATGCAAGAATGAATTCAcatctactgtactgtactgtatgtactgtactagtcttattttaaaaatcctgCTTCACCTTGGTCCAccttcactttcactttaaagCTTAAGTAACAAGACTTAAGACTTCCAAAGTCTAGACATGGGAAATGAAGAAGGCTTAAGTGCATTGCTGGAATTCTGTCTGATGTGTGTTGCTTTTTAGGAGAGTAACTGTATTGACTGGCTcagtctgcagcagcacagctcTGGGTGTCGCTTTTCCTGAGCACAAGTGCGGGCATGTTCACATATCAAACCTATCTGTTTCTTGCCATGTGTTATCTGCAGGTCAGCGAACCTCTGAGCCCTCCCTCTCCCACCTCCTGCCGCattcctccctctgctctcctcgTAAATCCCACAGCAGTCCCCAGAGGGCCGTAACACAGGGAAAGCTTTTCCACACCAGTCATGGCTGTCCGTGGTCAAGCGCCGCAGTGACACAAGAGAGCCCAGACCGTCTGTCATTCTGTCCGCAAAGACACAGTACATCCATCACTGGTCGTCTGACCACACCACAGCTGTGATACAATCTCGGGTTCTCTGCGTGGTGCCTGTCTGCCAGTGCAGATGGACAGGGGGAGGCAAATGAGACATAAAGGGATggggacagaggaagagaaagtgcAGTGAGCTTCTGTCACTTCCCCTCATAGTCTAAGGTTAGTTCACGCTGAGCAATAACTCATAGGTCCCTTGACACTTTGCAGCACTCTGTTTCCTGGACTGAATAATGAATGTGCAGGGCTTCCATTAGCGTTGAAAGCTACGATTATTTCACAGGGCCTGACAATTACTCATGCTCAGGGATTCAGGGACAGGGCGAGGGGGAGATCCATCGGGATGAATTCATCGTCTCCCGGTTTATATGTATGATGAAGATGTCAACGTGTTGGGGTGTGTTTTCTTTGGACACATTtagatgtgtgtgcacatttagATTCTAAAACAAAGTGAGTGCAGCAGATAAAGACGAGGAGATATGGTGGTTTGAGTTAGTATTCTAGTGGTGAGTAGCCTACATATGCACACAGTACTGTCAATACCTGCCTTGAATCCAGGAACTGGGATTTTGCCATCTGTTCAAAAAACCCAGCATGAGCTTCTTTCGACTCAGAGAGACAAAGTTTGCTAGTGGTAGACTTGCAGTAGAGGATGCACCATTACAATAAAGACTCTGGAGACAGATAAGACATTTCCTTTAGCAGAGACACGCTCTTGTCAGCACGTATCTCGGCACTTATCTCAACTAATGCTTTGGAATAGCATAAATGTGCATAAATTGCACAAAATGGACATGCACGCTATGCTTTCTCCGCTTCAATAAGTAGGGAAGATGTTGCTGGTGAATGAACGTAAAACGTTATGCAATTTAATTCTCAACCACAGTATTTCCAGGTTGATGCAGATTTAAAAGCCACAGCACATTCTCCCTCCTGGCTTTCTCTAGACAGAAAGTGGGGTCTTGGAGGCAGCAAGCAGAACCAAGCAGCCTATGCAGAATTAACCTGAAGCTGTTGCTAGAACGAGAGATCTGCTGCACTGCTGGGACCTGAGCATGACACAGCCCCCAAATGctgcctttttttccctctaccATTCACTGCAGTTTCATTAGTCTGCCTTTGCCAATTTCCTGATATGCAGtctcaagttgttttttttttagaaatgacTGGCCAGTTGCTATTTGCTAATGAATGTGTTATTGTTAATGAATGCTGATTTACTCTCTCAGTCTTGGCTTACGTACTGTACTCCTCATCTCCATCTGGTTTCCATGCTACAGCTGTAAAACTGGGGGGATTTTTAACCAGCTGAGGCGTGGGCCATTGAAATTCAGTGCTACACAGGGGAGACACTCCTGCATGAGAGAAATCAGGAGTGGAGGAAGGAGATGTACTGTCTAGCCACTCGATTAAAGAATCAGTGTCCAATCTCCTGGATTACACCCCTTGACCTGCCTTGCCAAATCCCCTATTAAATAAGTCAAGAATtgaattctttttattttcccttcTGCTAACTGGCTTATTGACTCAAGACTGCTCAATGCTTTGTGGCGAGGCTCGCCTTTAAATTGGCTAAAGCGAGAGCTTAAGAACATCTGATCATTATTAGGAGAGTCATGACATTCAAAGCcttggtgtattttttttttttttttttgaaatgtaatgcACTGTGTGATATGGTTTTGCTCCAGCTCTCTGAGGGTCACACGGTCAGTTAAGATTAGAGATGGTGGTTGAATGTCCTCCTAACATTTCAGTGAAACATTTAGCAGCTTCAAGTTTAATGGGCGAACAGCGTGTGAAGTGCTTGGTCTCATCATATCACATTGGAATAAATCTTCCGTGTATGTGAGGGAGGAGTGCTGCGGTTTGCAtgcactttctctctcaactcCTCCCCAGATTTCAAACCAGTTTAAGCAACCACTAATGGAAAACATTTAGCCTTTTCAGCATATGGCCCTATCTTACACAGAGTGTAGAGGGAATTCAGTCACATTCTTTTGAACAGATGGATAAAGATGCATATCAgcatgatttattttaaaagaatcTTCAGATAATCACCGGATAAGccattctttcttctttctgcaCCATGCTCAGCGTTGTTAACGGCAAAGCTAAATTGACTTGGGGGCATTTTGCTCTGTAGATCATAATGTTAGTAGTAAGAATAAAGataggagaaaaaaacacagtccATATTTCAAATGGCTAAATTTACAGTCTAAATTTCCAGGCCTGTGCAGTAGGTTATTTATTTGCTATATGCATGGGGCATAAACATGTGCTGTGactaaatgcaaaaaaaaaaaaagtccattgCCATTAGCAACCAGTGATGTAAGGATCTAAGATATCCTATAATATGTAGACATGTTGGTTAAATTTATTACGGTTGACCACAccttaaattgcattttaatgacgtaaataaaacatttatcacCCAGCAGCGTCTGAAATGCTTCTGTTGCATCCTTGAAATGAAAGCCAGAAAATTTTCTCGATATGTCTTCCTCGCACCTGCATCCCCTTTTTCTGTTTATCGTCTCCTAGCGATACTAATAACAGTGTTAGTGGGTTAAGGAGAAGAACAGACCAGAATCCTAGACACATGAGTGACCCCTTGCCATTTCGACCTTTTTCTACCCGCAAGGCTGGTAGTGTTGACAGGGGGGAGGATAAATAAACAAACGAGCCACATGGAAAAGTCTTCCAGGCAACCGCtgcaagcaaaacaaaaatacgGAAAGCCTTTCTCACACAGCCTCTTGCTCCAAATTAACATGCAATATGGACTGTTTGAGTTAGGTGAATCTTgttatgaaaaaatataaaatcaagtTGCTATCTATCAAGTTGCACTGTTTCATGTTCTCAGCACATAGTGTCTAAATCAGGAATAATCCCTCTTatcttttaatctttgtttATTTCCCTGAACTGCGaagcataaaaacaacatcCTGCTTGTCTTTCTGTGCCTAAAATCAGTAAAACTGGATAAGAAAAAGCTTTTCCATCATAtaaccccccaccctccccctccccagAGAGGAGGCTCAACACTCTGGCCATTTGATATCGGCTTTATTTCACTGGAAGTTGGCTGCAGAGCGGATAGAGCCCTGATCATTTATAGCTTCGGCCTTGTGGAACGAGGCTTTTTCCGTAGGCCTTGATGTTGAGTGTATTTTACTTGCCTATGCTTCACTGGTGCCTGGAATCTCTAATATGGCAGATAGACGCTTGCCACTGATAGATTTGTGTCCCCTGGGACAAGTTTGTATCACTGTTGGCTGTCAGTGCATACATTATGCCGTTTAAGCAAGAATGATCACTCCTATTAACAACAAAGCAGGCCCAATTGAATAATTTAGCGTAGTGGGTAGTGGCAGTGGCTCGTTGCTGATAAAAGAAGGGACTAGAGAATTGATCAAACAGCCCTCACCCAGCTGTgggaatataaataataaaatgagatCAGAGTGATTAGTTGTGGTACCCTGTTCCAGTCCGGTGCCTACTACTCACATTCCTCTCTCACTGAGATTCTAGCTGTGGACATCTCGATTCCACTTTGAGCTTGCAACGGCAAATCAATACGTTCCATAACAGATGTAGGTAAGAACAATGGGAAGCACTTCATGTGAAATCCTAGAAAGTGATGTGCTGCAGCACATggttctcttttttcttttcaccttcatctgtgcaggtgtttgtgaTCTGGCTGCAGAagaccagagaaaaaaaagagatttctTCCACATTAGGCTGCCTTATGAGTCTTTAAAGGCTACTTTGGATTCCTCTCATGCTTTCCTTGAAAGGCGTTTTCATAGATTTGTGGGGTCTGACTCCCTCTAGAGGGAGTAAAGATtaacaacagaagaaaaacaacaacatgcttCTTCTTCTTAACACTCCCACTctcttaaaatatttaaattcctAGCAGTTTACACcaaatttattttcagtgatgACATGAAAGGACATAAACTGCTACTGCATATTGCAGAAAATTCAAAGTACTCTTTTATTTACATTAGTTGACAGCTTGACAATTGATGTCCAGCCTTGGCTTCTTGTTCCAAATTAGGATGATGAATGAATTTCAATGAATTGTTCACTGATCTTTACTTTAAATATTCCACCATTAAATCCACCCACACCTGCATTTGTACTTAACAGTTAGGATAGCAAACTTATTCATTCATGCAGTCTACAATGTCCCTCTTATAGTCAAGACCAAATTTGCACATTTACTCACACATTGCACTCACTGAAGAGAGGATACATGTACCTAACACAGTCACACAACCTACACCACGCTATGTGTTACATCTTCTGCTGCCAACGATGTAGGAGGTTAGACATCAGTGTGAGTAATGCATGATGTAACACTTCTGTAAGGGTAAATTTATTGGAGACAGAAGCACATCCTCAGCTATCAGGAGGATTTATCAGTTACTTGAGAGCATGGTGCTATTTCTGGCAAAACGTCTTATATATCttggaaaaacatgttttgatccaagatcagattattttctaaattCATGGTTATGTTACTTGAGGATTGATCCAAGATAAATGCTCCTCTCTTTGACATTCTACTAATTAAGTCCAGGCCTTTCAATACCACGGCTTTTACTCTACAAGGTTTGGAACAAGAGCTGTGAATTTGTGAGGATCAAAGGCTTTTGAAATTAACTTTATCTCAGACAAAGCAGTTGAATGCCAGCGAAATTACAAATGCAGAGCCGACAATGTTGATAGTGAGAGTCTGTAGTCATTTTTCAGAAATTGTTAACAATTTAAAAGAGCTCCCACACTCTCTGTTcttgtttagtttaatttatggtgtttttttaaaaacttaattgCTCCCTCTTCTTCTCAGTCTGCCTCCGTCTcttatggacacacacacacacacacacacatacacttacacaGTCCCTCTCATTCCATTATGTAAATTCTATCACAAATCCAGATACTTTATATGTGCCTATTTCTGAACAGGGACACCTATGTCCCAAAGGCTGCTGTacgttttattttaaatatggtGCTGATGAACTAAGTAACATGGCAGAAATATTTTCTTAGATGTACAAAATTTGATTCACACAGAATTCATAACTGtaacataaatgaaacataCTGCTGTGCAAAAATGCCTTGAAACATAATGTCTCATTTGAGAAATTATGAAATCTGAGAATTTGAGAGTTTAAGTAGGCTAGTCTGTAGTTTTGATGTACACAGATTTTCCTTCTCCACCACAGCCAAACTGTACCAGTCCAAGAGGTTTTGGGTGCCTTAAACCTCTGGGATTTATGTAATGAGACCGCCCTGATGTACACATTGCCTTGTGGTTTGTTGTAAGGTCAAGACCTTGGCCCATTGATCCAAAAGTTTATGCATTTCCATGCTTTACCACAAGAGGCTGCTGTGCACATGTCATCTTTCTTCTGTAGAACTTTGGCTGACAGAGCACTGTGCTTGAGCTGTTTTTATGtagtctgctgctgctctttttgCTCAGACTTCAAGTATGAGCACAGATAAAGGTTAAGACTTGGGgctaaaatgaaagaaaggaaagaagagggaAGATAAAGAAAGACTACCCACAGCAAAAAATGAGAGGGATTGTCTCCATTTGCACACAGTCTGTATTACATTATACATTGTCATTATTTGCTAGTTAAGAGAGATTACCTTAACTTAATTTATTAGCCATTTAAACACAAAACTATTGACCTAAAGTGCTGCACAGGATACtgagagacaaaaataaaatctaaaaaaaggCACTTACCCCTCACATAGTCACGTGCACAGTGAAAACAGAAGCCAGTTAAAAGCCAGTTAGTAAAAGCATGATCTAAACTGTTACTTTAAATTTCCAATGGTCTTCACATTCacttgaataagaaagtgtgtacaaacttttgactggtattgtatgtAGTTTCATATGGGTCAGCTGCTACAA is drawn from Thunnus thynnus chromosome 5, fThuThy2.1, whole genome shotgun sequence and contains these coding sequences:
- the fjx1 gene encoding four-jointed box protein 1, whose product is MRAVSANFFALLFLCAFASVFYVWSALENRLQRHKRRFSVPGGGSFYPSLPVDLSAKTFRALLAVTAAQRPHLGGRLEALNLTDISVGNRNYHVNGDNKRSTQQEGPVKLGSPVEDGIFWSEWLEELLPVGFTEEYAQAWRERARTHRIVKLESGCGRISNQLATFADGTKACVRYGINADQVQGETLTYYLASLLGITNLPPLILSQLNTYSEQWAAVRTRIDGLQWSDRAVVSLTEWVSNLTGVVTPAPLRQESSGLHPALEELRDKTTVELLELMQWTDLIIFDYLTANFDRLVSNLFSLQWDSRVMERDTNNLLKTPSGDLVFIDNEAGLVHGFRVLNMWEKYHNTVLSSVCVFRKRTTQRVAELHRRRDSRKRLLELYRDSEPLSLELGFLSDEHAGVLQDRIDRLYKHILHCKGKYSQL